Proteins encoded by one window of Flavobacteriales bacterium:
- a CDS encoding riboflavin biosynthesis protein RibF, with product MLVNMIGMRSMVVGYNHQFGRNREGSFEKLMELSKVYDFEVEEIPPQDIDEVAISSTKIRKALLEGDVVKANMFLGYDYLINGKVVPGSQQGRSIDYPTANVAVSSTDKLIPADGVYAARVTVNDQTLMGMVNIGMRPTVQGKDRTVEVHIIDFDSNIYDLNITLHLVERIRDEKKFDDLEALRKQLDIDRNKITQILEKSAR from the coding sequence ATATGTTGGTCAATATGATCGGGATGCGCTCCATGGTGGTGGGATATAATCACCAGTTCGGACGCAACCGGGAAGGAAGTTTCGAGAAGTTGATGGAACTATCCAAAGTGTACGACTTTGAGGTGGAGGAGATTCCTCCACAGGATATCGACGAAGTGGCAATAAGTTCAACCAAGATCAGAAAAGCCTTGTTGGAAGGAGATGTGGTGAAGGCGAATATGTTTCTTGGTTATGACTATTTGATTAACGGTAAGGTGGTTCCAGGGTCACAACAAGGGCGTTCCATCGACTACCCCACGGCAAATGTTGCGGTCAGCAGCACGGATAAATTGATCCCGGCCGATGGTGTGTATGCAGCCCGGGTGACTGTTAATGATCAAACGTTGATGGGCATGGTGAACATTGGTATGAGACCCACCGTACAAGGAAAGGACAGAACGGTGGAAGTCCATATTATTGACTTTGACAGTAATATTTACGACCTTAATATCACCTTACACTTGGTGGAACGTATCAGGGATGAGAAAAAATTTGACGACCTGGAGGCCTTGCGAAAACAGTTGGATATTGATAGAAATAAGATAACCCAGATACTTGAAAAGAGCGCGCGATAG